Proteins from a single region of Paenibacillus sp. BIHB 4019:
- a CDS encoding MBL fold metallo-hydrolase, with amino-acid sequence MKITFHNTGCCKQLEALAISGGRWRQQAFPGIFAIMEHPVLGPVLFDTGYSPRFLEATKRLPYALYRWTTPVTLAGERSAAEHVQAAGYSLREVKHIIVSHFHADHVCGLRDFPEATFICSQQAYAAVQPLNGFAAVKKAFLPELLPPDFAKRTRWIEQSNEVELPAKYAPFHKGYDLFNDGSVTAIRLSGHAADQFGLLLQGDTGQELLLGADASWSEAAVRENRPPHALASIVFDNREEFKETFDRLVELKRRNPELQQIFTHCGETWKRCTAWQEARA; translated from the coding sequence ATGAAAATAACTTTTCATAATACGGGCTGCTGCAAGCAGCTGGAGGCGCTGGCGATTAGCGGGGGGCGCTGGCGGCAGCAAGCATTTCCGGGTATTTTTGCTATAATGGAACATCCTGTGCTAGGGCCGGTATTATTTGATACCGGCTATTCGCCGCGCTTTCTCGAAGCGACGAAGCGGCTGCCTTATGCGCTTTACCGCTGGACGACCCCCGTTACGCTTGCCGGGGAACGCTCTGCGGCGGAGCATGTGCAGGCTGCAGGCTATTCGCTGCGCGAGGTTAAGCATATTATCGTCTCGCATTTCCATGCCGACCATGTTTGCGGCTTGCGGGATTTTCCCGAGGCGACGTTTATTTGCTCGCAGCAGGCATATGCGGCTGTCCAGCCGCTGAACGGATTTGCAGCGGTAAAAAAAGCTTTTTTGCCCGAGCTGCTGCCGCCTGATTTTGCCAAGCGGACACGCTGGATCGAGCAGTCAAACGAGGTGGAGCTGCCAGCGAAATATGCCCCCTTCCATAAGGGATACGATTTATTTAATGATGGAAGCGTAACGGCTATCCGTTTGTCCGGCCATGCGGCCGACCAATTCGGGCTGCTGCTGCAGGGCGATACGGGGCAGGAGCTGCTGCTCGGTGCAGACGCCAGCTGGTCGGAGGCGGCGGTGCGGGAAAATCGCCCTCCTCATGCGCTAGCCTCCATCGTGTTCGACAACCGGGAGGAGTTTAAGGAAACGTTCGACCGGCTCGTCGAGCTGAAACGGAGAAATCCGGAGCTCCAGCAAATTTTCACGCATTGCGGGGAAACGTGGAAACGCTGCACAGCGTGGCAGGAGGCGAGAGCATGA